In the Haloarcula salinisoli genome, GGCTCGGTATCGCGCTCACGGTCGCGGTCCTCGCAATCGCCCCTAGATGAGGTCCTGCGATTCCAGCGACGCCATCACGTCGTCGACGAAGTCGTCGACGGTCTCGTAGGGGAACTCCCCGTTGAGTTTGGTGTTCAGTTCCATCGCCGTCATCGAGAAATCGCCAGATTCGAACTTCGTCGACGGGCCAGCGGGCAGGGCCGGCACGAGGTCCATCGGACTGGAGATGGGGTAGTCTGCGTCCTGGAACGCCTCGGTGAACTGCTCGCGGAGTTCGGCTTTATCGGCCATATTATCGGTTGCACAACCCAGCCAATAAAGGGTTCGACATTGGTACACTTTCCCGTTGTTGGGAGTTTATTGGAAGGTTCGCCGCGTTAGGCCCGCCGGGCCTACGGCAGAATCGTGTCTATCTCGACCAGCGAGTCCAGCACGTGGTCTGGTTTCACGTCACTGGCGGCGAGCGTCGCGTCGTCGGTGACACCCGTCATCACGAGCGCCGTTTGCATCCCCGCTCGCTCGCCCAGCAGGATGTCGGTTCCCAGACGGTCACCGACGACGAGGATGTCCTCGGGCTCGTGGCCCAGCTGGTCGAGCGCTGCATCGATAGCGACGTCCGATGGCTTGCCCAGTACCCGGTCGGGTTCACGTTCCGTGACACCAGTGATGGCCCGGAGTATCGCGCCGGAGCCGGGCACCGGGTGGCCGTTGGGTCCCGGGAAGGTCGGGTCGGGGTCCGTGCCCAGATAGACGGTGCCGGTGTCGAGCGCGCGGAGCGCGTCGGTCATGTCGTCGTAGTGGAACTCGTCGGTCCAGGAGGCAAGCAGTACGTCGGCCTCGCCCGGTTCGGCGACCACGTCGGCCCGCCCGCGGGCGATACGTTCCCGAATCGAGTCCGAGCCGACGACGAACACGTCGTCGCCGGCGTGGTGCGCGTCGACGTACTCCCGCGTGACCACGGCCGAGGAGCAGGCCTCGCCGGGGCGGGCGTCGATTCCCAGCGACTGCAGTCGCTCGACGTACTCCTGGCCGCCGTGGAGCGGGTTGTTCGAGAAGAACGATATCGAGAGTCCGCGTTCGCGCAGGCGGTCGACTGTTTCGGGTGCCCCGGGCAGGGGGTCGTCGTGGTGATACACCGTTCCGTCGAGGTCCAGCAGCACGCCCCGGACTGTCATGGGTCCCGGTATGGTGGCATAGTTGAAAAGCCCCTCATTCGCGGCTGACCACGCCAGTCACGTCGAAGCGGGCGCCGCCGTCCGCGCTGTCGGCGAGTTCGAGCCCCCACCCGTGAGCGTCGGCGATCTGGGCGACGATGGCCAGCCCGATGCCAGTTCCGTCGTCGGCCGTCGAGTGGCCCATCTCGAACACGTCGCTCTCATCGTCGATTCCCGTCCCGTCGTCGGCGACGTAGAAGCCGTCGTCGCGAGCGCCGACGGTCACTGTCACGGGGCCGTCGTTGTGCTCGACAGCGTTGCGAAAGAGGTTCGCAAAGAGGTCACGGGCCCGTGTGGGGTCGGCCTCTATCTCGCCCGTCACTGTCACCGAGAGGGTCGCGCCGTCGGTCGCGACGTCGGCCCAGGCTTCCTCTGCCAGCG is a window encoding:
- a CDS encoding HAD-IIA family hydrolase, coding for MTVRGVLLDLDGTVYHHDDPLPGAPETVDRLRERGLSISFFSNNPLHGGQEYVERLQSLGIDARPGEACSSAVVTREYVDAHHAGDDVFVVGSDSIRERIARGRADVVAEPGEADVLLASWTDEFHYDDMTDALRALDTGTVYLGTDPDPTFPGPNGHPVPGSGAILRAITGVTEREPDRVLGKPSDVAIDAALDQLGHEPEDILVVGDRLGTDILLGERAGMQTALVMTGVTDDATLAASDVKPDHVLDSLVEIDTILP
- a CDS encoding MTH865 family protein, with the protein product MADKAELREQFTEAFQDADYPISSPMDLVPALPAGPSTKFESGDFSMTAMELNTKLNGEFPYETVDDFVDDVMASLESQDLI